In the Flavobacteriales bacterium genome, TCGGACCATCCTCGTGACGAACGGGTTTTGCTACAAAGCCCACCGCCGCAAGACGGACGGCTACCGGACCAGTGTGCCGGATGCCTACCTCAACTTGAGGGATCCGCGCGACCGGCATGCGTTGTACCCGGATGCGGGAGGAGCCTTGGAGGTGTTGAAGATGTTATTGCGGACGGGTGGATAGAGGAACTATTACCGAAGAACCATGACGCTGGACGAAGCAGTCGCGAAGCTTGAGGAGATCGCCAAGGCCGAGCGCTACAACAAGGAGGCGGTGAAGCGGCAGCTCCTCGCCAAGGGCTTTCACAAGGTGGGCCGTAGTCTCCTTGGCTGCAAGAACGAACAGGGCGATCTGGTCGCAGTCTTCACCCTTGTCGATTCCAAGAAGAGCACATCGAACACCATCACCTCGCTCAAGAACATTCTGAAGCACGATGAGCTTCCATTCGTGGCGGTGTTCCTGGACAAGAGCGCTGTCCGCTTCAAACTGGCCAACAGCAGCTTGATCAAAAAGGCCTCACACAGTAGTCAGGGGATAACCCTGGAACGGATCAAGGGCAGCATCAACGGGGGCGACATCCTCAATACCCTTGGGGATGTGCTGAACGAGCATGCGCACCTGGCCGAGTTGTTCGCGCAGCATAAGGATGAGGACCATGCGGAGCACCGCGAGCGGATCGTGGAAGCCACTCAAGCCATCAAGGGTCGCGCCCCTGCGACACCTCCCGATTGGGATGCTGTGGAGGAGAACCTACGGGATGGATCAGGGCTATTGGACAAGGCAATACTCGAGGAGATCCGACGCACACTCTTCGATCGTGTAGCGTCCATGCGCCAGGCCATTCTGGCTTGTGCCTCGCACACCTCACCGAAAGCCTTCGGCGATTGTGTGGAACGCATGATCCTGAGCACAGATCCGGCACATGCTCTTGGCGATATCCTGTTCGCCAATGGTCGGGTGGCCGTGGACATCAAGGGGCGCAAAGCAGGCGTGCCCAGCAGCCCCAAGGCCTTCAACGTGCAGAAGCTGGTGGACCACCTGAGCAAAGGACCGGGTGCGGCTTTGTTCTTCACCGTCACCGTGGATGTGCAGGCGGGCACCGTCGCTTGCACGCTCATCCACATGCTGCATCCCGAACTCATGAAGCACTACTGGCACGATGTGCGATGGTCAGGCCGCGGTTCGCTGGGCACCCTTTCCCTCAAGGGCGACCTGTCCGCAGTGCTGAACACGACCGAACGTCTGGATTTGGACGCACCCGCAGCCATCACCCGTTTACGGGAACTGCTCGGTGAAGAGCCCGGGGCCTAAAGCTCCTGGAACAGGCCTTCCTGCGGTTGGGCCTGCCGCGCCTTGGCCGGCTTGGCACCCCGCGCCAATTGTTCAGCCATGGTGTTCCGCTCCCAGAAGAAGCCGTCCACATATCCTTGGATGCTGGTGTCCTCCAGCGCGTTCTGCAGGCGCTTTTCGGCCAGCAGCGCGTACTCCAGTTCCTGTTCGATGCCGATGAAGCGCCGCCCCAGCTTGCGCGCCACCACGCTGGTGGTGCCGCTGCCCAGGAAGGGGTCCAGCACCACATCGCCGGGCCGTGAACTGGCCAGGATGAGCTTGGCAATGAGCTTCTCGGGTTTCTGCGTGGGGTGGTCCGTGTTCTCGGGCATGCTCCAGAAGGGCACGCTGATGTCCGTCCACAGGTTGCTGGGACTGGTGGCGCGGAAGTTCCCGTCCTCGCCCTGTTCCCAGTCCTTGGGCTTTCCGCTGGCATCGCGGTAAGGCGCGAGCACCTTGCGCTTCAGCTTCACGGCCTCCACATCGAAGTGGTAGTCGTCGCTGGCCGTGAGGAACCAGATGTCCTCCGAGCAGTTCTTCCAGTTGCTGAGCGCACCGCGGCCCTTCTCGCGTTCCCAGGTGATGCGGTTGCGCGTGATGAAGCGGCTCTCGGTGCCGGCCTGCACCAGGGCTGAAGTGCGCCAGTCGGAACAGATGTACAGCGACCCTGTCGGCTTCAGGATGCGCTGGAGCTCATGCAACCACAACGCCTGCCAGGCCAGATAATCTTCGCGGTCGCGCTCCTTGAAGGTGGTGCCGTTGTACACCTTGGTGAGGTTGTAGGGCGGGTCGGTGACAATGAGGTCCACAATGGCGGTGGGCAAGTGGGCCAGCACGCTGAGCGAATCCCCGAGGATCGTACGGTCCAGCACATCGGTCAGCGCTTGCGGGCCGTTCACCTGCAACAGGCGGGGCAGCAACTCGCTGCGGTCCGCATCAGTAAGCGTGAGGGTACGGTTGCGGGGGGCTCTGTTCTTCGGCTCCATGGT is a window encoding:
- a CDS encoding site-specific DNA-methyltransferase, which gives rise to MEPKNRAPRNRTLTLTDADRSELLPRLLQVNGPQALTDVLDRTILGDSLSVLAHLPTAIVDLIVTDPPYNLTKVYNGTTFKERDREDYLAWQALWLHELQRILKPTGSLYICSDWRTSALVQAGTESRFITRNRITWEREKGRGALSNWKNCSEDIWFLTASDDYHFDVEAVKLKRKVLAPYRDASGKPKDWEQGEDGNFRATSPSNLWTDISVPFWSMPENTDHPTQKPEKLIAKLILASSRPGDVVLDPFLGSGTTSVVARKLGRRFIGIEQELEYALLAEKRLQNALEDTSIQGYVDGFFWERNTMAEQLARGAKPAKARQAQPQEGLFQEL